A single genomic interval of Stieleria maiorica harbors:
- a CDS encoding outer membrane protein assembly factor BamB family protein, with amino-acid sequence MRSFRIAFVLFATATVSLDAPSIATADDPVSWPQWRGGMQNGVAAGESYPTKWGEKSGIAWKADLSGLGGSTPVIAGSKAFLTAGTDGQNTLFAIDVQSGQTLWGTALGTDRGNKHRKGGGSNPSAVTDGNAVYAYFRSGDLACVDMDGNVRWQVNLQDEFGEDTLWWDLGSSPTLINDLVVVAVMQTGPSYLVAYDRSTGDLAWKVDRQLGAPEEAAQSYATPIAMEDRNLIAVMGADHLTIHSASDGRELGRVGGFNPDQEKFFRSIASPAVQGDLIVCPYSRGASVTTCRISDVIDGKGRDSIVWHRDDLGSDVPTPAIDGDRVYFAGDGKASKGTVSAVELETGKTLWTVQLPKSRIGFSSSPLVAGNHLYVTGEDATTYVIGPLDSDTPDVVQTNRVADEEPYTVASPVPVDGGLLQRTRHALYRIGE; translated from the coding sequence ATGCGGTCGTTTCGAATCGCGTTTGTTTTGTTTGCCACCGCGACCGTGTCGCTGGACGCCCCTTCCATCGCGACGGCCGACGATCCCGTTTCGTGGCCGCAATGGCGTGGGGGCATGCAAAATGGCGTCGCCGCCGGAGAATCGTATCCGACCAAGTGGGGTGAGAAGTCGGGGATCGCTTGGAAGGCTGATCTGTCGGGACTGGGCGGCAGCACCCCGGTCATCGCCGGTTCCAAGGCCTTTTTGACGGCAGGGACGGACGGCCAAAACACGCTGTTTGCGATCGATGTCCAAAGCGGCCAGACGCTCTGGGGCACGGCCTTGGGCACCGATCGTGGCAACAAGCACCGCAAGGGCGGCGGCAGCAATCCTTCGGCGGTCACCGACGGCAATGCCGTGTACGCCTATTTTCGCAGCGGCGATTTGGCCTGCGTCGACATGGACGGAAACGTGCGTTGGCAGGTCAATTTGCAGGACGAATTCGGCGAAGACACCCTGTGGTGGGACCTGGGTTCCAGCCCCACGTTGATCAACGATTTGGTCGTCGTCGCGGTCATGCAGACCGGCCCCAGTTATCTGGTCGCGTACGACCGCTCGACCGGCGACTTGGCCTGGAAGGTCGATCGCCAGCTTGGAGCCCCAGAGGAGGCGGCACAAAGTTACGCGACTCCGATCGCCATGGAAGACCGCAATCTGATCGCGGTGATGGGCGCCGACCATTTGACGATTCACTCGGCCAGCGACGGTCGCGAACTCGGGCGGGTCGGCGGATTTAATCCCGACCAAGAGAAATTCTTTCGATCGATCGCATCCCCCGCGGTCCAAGGGGACCTGATCGTTTGCCCCTACTCGCGCGGCGCGAGCGTGACGACCTGCCGGATCAGCGACGTGATTGACGGCAAGGGACGCGACAGCATCGTGTGGCACCGCGACGACCTCGGCAGCGACGTGCCGACGCCGGCGATCGATGGCGACCGCGTCTACTTTGCCGGCGACGGCAAGGCGTCCAAGGGCACCGTGTCAGCGGTCGAGCTGGAAACCGGAAAGACCTTGTGGACCGTGCAGCTGCCCAAATCTCGCATCGGGTTTAGCAGTTCACCCTTGGTCGCCGGAAATCACTTGTACGTCACCGGCGAAGATGCAACGACCTACGTGATCGGACCGCTGGATTCCGACACCCCCGACGTCGTCCAAACCAACCGGGTGGCAGACGAGGAGCCCTACACCGTTGCCAGCCCCGTGCCGGTCGACGGCGGGCTGCTGCAACGCACCCGCCACGCGCTGTACCGCATCGGCGAGTGA